TTTCGGCGGTGGAGTGCTATTCGGGGTGGAAAGGAGGGTGTCGACGGTTGTGAGGTCTGCTTTGGCAAAGATGAAGTGACGAGTGCTGGTGATATAGTGAACTTTTTAGGAAAGATCAGGCATGGACGGACAGTGGTGAGTCGTTTTTATTTCGATAGATTAATTTTGAAGTCGTGGTTATTGTCTTATAAATCTGTTCGGAATCGCATGTAAGTCTTGTAGGTAAATTTacaaaggagaagaaataatCCTATATAACATCGGCGGAGAAATCCAGTCTAGGTTTCCACCAGACGCCCGTATGAACGCTCATGTTTAGCCCGTAGGGCAGCGACCATGGGTAATagaaaaaactaaaaatgTGCACCTAAATGTAGCTCACTTTCACACCCATTCCGACGGTTCCCTTGACTTTCTGCCATCCAGCTCCGGTGATTCTTCGGAGCCGTTCCCGCACGCCTTGCCTGCTCAGAGCCACCAAGAGCCCCAGCAAGAATAACAGCGTCCGGGCGAATGACATCGGGTTGCCGGCGACCGTCTTCGAGATATATCGCAACAGATTGCGTAATACGTTTGCCAACGCTCGCGTTTGTCCGGGCCGGGATACAGGCTTCTCCGGTCTCTTCTTCGAACCAGTGGGCGAAAGAGTATTGGTTCGATTGGACGACGAATTAGCCTTGCTACCGGATTGCTTCTCGCCCTTCCCTCTGCTCTTGACACTCCCGTTCGGGTTGGTCTTCTCAATGCCGTAATCCACCTCACTGTTATCGCGGGTATGTCCCTTCTGAGAGTGCTGAGCAGCAGCggcctcttcctctgctCTTTGGCGTTCCGCTTCCTGCATTTCTCTCTCTAGCTGGGCGTCCTTCTCCCGCTGAAGGGCTGCAGCGCGCAGTTCGCCCTgctccctctcttccttgagCCCGTCGAGAGTTTGCAAGAACATCTCTTTTCGCTCTTCATCGAGGACCTCACTAAAGTTGATGAATTCACTTGCATAGTCCCATTCTTCGTTCCTAGGAAGAACATGGAGGGTGAAAAGCTCAATTATCCTAACTCGAGAGGTCAGATCCCTCGGCGTGTCGGTGCCGCCATTAACTCGGGCCTTAGATTGTTGACTGGGAGAGTTCTGCATATGCTCGGCAATGTCCAGATTTGGTTGACCATATGATGATAGGTAGTGCTCGAGTCGCTGCTGATTGAGCTTCTGGGAAGGAGAATGGTTCAGTAGCAATGTCGCTCTGCCCCATAGTTAGTCACAATTGAACCAGACATAAACCGAGGTGAGGGTTACTAACAAATTATATACGACTTCCGCATCGACTGAGCCCTCGCGGCCTTTATAACCCGTCTGAACAACTGTCTCCCAGATTTCGCCTTCGCGCACTTTGGTGGAGATAGCCTTCCACTCTTTCTGGCCGAACGTTGCTTTCCCTTCCTCGGGTCCAAGATCAAGTATGGCGCTCAGCAGTGTGATGTATAGATTCCAAACTTTGATCCTCACCGAAGCTTGAGCCATAGCAATCGGCGGTAGTGACTCGTTACCGTTGGCATATTGGTCGTCATTTGTCTGACTGGTTGTGAGGATGGGTTCAAGAGTGGTAAGCGTTTCTTGTAACCGACGAGTTAAATAGAGCTGAGAAGCTTTCTTGTAGGTTTTTGAGCAGATCTTCGAAGGCGAAAGGGACGATGCGGAGGTCGAGAGTTGCGACTGCGACACGGAATCGTCGGCGGCCATTGTTTCACCGCCAGCGGAGGATGCGATAGATGTTTAACGTGGGGATATGCTGTTCGCGTGGTGGTTATAATATATGCAGTGAATATTTAAAGGGACAATTCTCGCTCAATTGTATCTCAGGGGTGGTTGGGATGCAGCTAACAGGAGGACATGACACTTAACACTAACTTTCAGGTTAGACGGGTTGCAAGTCGGGGTTCGTTTTCCCTCGGCTCAATCTGATGTGGCCGAATCTGGGGTCTGATGTCACGGGACGGTGGATCTGCGCTGTCTGGCATACAATGACCGGGAACTATCCTATCTCTTTGTGAGGTTTAAATGAACTACGAGCTGACTATATTCACATTGTGCTGTCCtgaattatatatacaaggAACAGGAATACTACAGTTTCATTAGAGAAATGAATTGAGATTCACGTTACTGACTGGACTACGGCCCACTCCACGTGAAGGATACAAGCCAATCTGCGTATTAATGTGATCAATTACAATTCAGCGGGCATTGATATACTACCTATTGGACTAACCATTTTTAATCTGATTCTAGTATAAGGTACTCAGATCCACCTATTACTCGTGTCTATAGGCCTAGGAGATGATACGAGATGGACATCACGCCTAAAACTTTCCActttttccttcccaggATACTGGATGAACTAGCGTCTTGCAGTTTCGTTTCTATAGACTTTGAATTTTCGGGGATTGCGTGTTCTTCAAATGGACCAAATAGCAAAGCGTCTACGCTGCAGGATCGTTATACAGAAGTCAAAGAATCAGCCGATAAGTATCGAATCGTGCAAATTGGTCTGACAATCTGTCATGAAGACACTGAGTCAGGTAAGAGACGTCCGTTCTCGAAGATTGAGTTACAGGTATTAATGGTCATAATTACAGGAACCTACATCCTGAAACCCTATAACTTATACCTGAACCCAATAATCGACCGTAGATTAGAAGTGGGGAGGGATATGTGCTTCCAAAGCGGCGGTAGGCCTTCGAGTTTGATACCTGGGAGATAATGGAACTAAGATCTATTGAAGCCGTCGAGTTTCTCTTGGAGAATAAATTCTGCTTAAATTCCCTCTATAGTGATGGCGTTCACTATTTGTCacgggaagaagagacaatAGCCATAGCCAGGGCTGCTGAGAGGTATGGCCGTACCTCCGTACGCAAAGTGATCGACGTTAAGGAGACAGAACATGACTCTCTGGCGTTCCTGGGGGCAGTACGATATCTGGTTGACGGATGGCTTGCGCTTGGTGAGGTAAATTGCCTTGAATATATTGCTTTGCTCCCTAATTAAACGTCGCTAGGCTCGTGAGGCTTATCTCAACATCCCCCCGCCAAGGCGCTACACCGCGTCTCCAAAGCCTAAGATTATGCCATCAGTCTTGAACAACTTCCAAAAGAGGCTTGTTCATCAGCTAATAGAGGTCGAATACCCGTCTCTAGTGACTATCAGTAGGCCTGCTTTCATCCAAGTCATTGACTATGACGAAGACCGCGAGAAGGCTATCCAAGAGCAGAGGATGGCTCGGGCACGAGAGCGAGTCTGGAAGCAGATCGGGTTCAGATGGATTGTGGAAGCGTTATCTGGTGGTGATCTCTCGCATCTTGATCCGTTTTGTTTCGGGAGCATAATGAACAGCTCGACAGTCGTGGAACCACAGGTCTCACTACACGGGTTCTCTGAGAAATTGCAGCAGCGCTTGAGAACTCACCGACCTGTGCTAGTAGGACACAATCTTTTCACAGACGTGGTATATCTTTACCGCTGCTTTTTTGGGCCACTTCCGGATAAGCTGGAAGAATTCCAAGCAATTGTTCATCATATGTTTCCAATTTTGATGGATACAAAATACATGGCTACGCACGATTGCGGTTCTATCACCCCCAAATCGTCTTTGAGTGAGATCAACGATAACCTTCTCCATATAAAGACCCCGAAAATAAGTGCGGAAAATGCCTCGCCTTATATTGTTGTTGCGTCAAGCTGATTATTGACCAGGTGTACATGAACAGCATTCGAAGTATAACAGCCAGAGAATCGACCACGAGGCAGGATATGACAGCTTGCTTACTGCTCAGATATTTATCAAGCTCTCTGCTCAACTTCGTGACGGAGGTATCTCCAAGCTCCCGGATCCGGTAGAACTGAAAGGTCAATCGGATA
The sequence above is a segment of the Aspergillus flavus chromosome 4, complete sequence genome. Coding sequences within it:
- a CDS encoding mitochondrial 54S ribosomal mL46 domain-containing protein, whose protein sequence is MDITPKTFHFFLPRILDELASCSFVSIDFEFSGIACSSNGPNSKASTLQDRYTEVKESADKYRIVQIGLTICHEDTESGTYILKPYNLYLNPIIDRRLEVGRDMCFQSGAVEFLLENKFCLNSLYSDGVHYLSREEETIAIARAAERYGRTSVRKVIDVKETEHDSLAFLGAVRYLVDGWLALGEAREAYLNIPPPRRYTASPKPKIMPSVLNNFQKRLVHQLIEVEYPSLVTISRPAFIQVIDYDEDREKAIQEQRMARARERVWKQIGFRWIVEALSGGDLSHLDPFCFGSIMNSSTVVEPQVSLHGFSEKLQQRLRTHRPVLVGHNLFTDVVYLYRCFFGPLPDKLEEFQAIVHHMFPILMDTKYMATHDCGSITPKSSLSEINDNLLHIKTPKISVHEQHSKYNSQRIDHEAGYDSLLTAQIFIKLSAQLRDGGISKLPDPVELKGQSDTMGLNNTTLAVPESLKGSVEKESAARKKPLKTPTSTKLGTRFDALDVEEINDRVESMALKSRKSSSSVDVTRKVANGELIPRHGAEFWKVYGNKLRVFGTEERVWNVV